The Bacillota bacterium genomic sequence CAGGCCCAATGGTACACACTATCTTTGTCTTGCGCATGTCCGGCGGCTCCCTTCGGCATTTTCTCCTCTAATCTTTGTTATGATGATGACAGCATATGGGCCAATTCATAGAAGCTAAGATCAATCTGCTTTTCCTGCGCCAAAGCATACTCAAGACCCACAGCATTGATCTCATTGTTGGTGATACCAACCATATACCCACTTTTGTCTTGCATTAACAGCCGCACTGCCTTTTCACCCATGCGGCTAGCAAGAATTTGATCAAATACCGAGGGACTGCCTCCCCTTTGGATATGACCCAGGATTGTGACCCGAGTTTCAAAACCTGTCCTTTCTTTTACATAGCTACCAACCCGAAAGGCCGGGCTCTGCTCTGACTGAACTTCCGGTCCCAAGTCACCGTTGAATCCCTCGGCGACGACAATTATGCTGTGAGCCTTACCTAGTTCATAGCTGCGCTCGATACGCGCCACAACATCATCGAGATCCATGGGCACTTCGGGAATCAGGATTGACTCTGCTCCACCGGCCAACCCCGCATAGAGGGCAATGTACCCGGAATTCCGTCCCATCACTTCAACCACATACACCCGCTCGTGGGAGGTTGCGGTATCTCGAATCTTGTTGATAGCTTCCACCACTGTATTGAGAGCGGTATCAAATCCGATGGTAAAATCGGTGCAAGGTATATCGTTGTCAATAGTGGCAGGAATGCCCACGATCTTGATTCCCTTGCTCTGCAGGGCCAAGCCGCCCTGGAAGGAACCGTCACCGCCGATGACTACCAAGCCTTCAATGCCGGCTTCCTGTAAGTTCTTGACGGCCTTTTCCTGCCCAGCCTCGGTGGTAAACTGCTTTGACCGAGCACTTTTTAGGATCGTTCCACCACGGTGAATCACGTCAGCAACGGATCTCGGCGTCAGCTCGAAGATCTCGTTACGGATCAATCCGTGGTAGCCCCGCATAATCCCCATCACACTGATACCGTAGTTTTCAGCGGTCCTGATCACCGCCCGAACGGCGGCGTTCATCCCCGGCGCATCACCGCCGCTGGTTACCACTCCAATTCTCCGTATCATATTTCCACATCCTCTACTCCGAATCTAGATCCCTGCCCAACCTCTACTACTCTTTTGCAAAGGGATCAGCAAAACGGCCCATTTGGCGGAACTTCTCCAGCCGCTGGGCTACCAACTCCTCCGGCGACAGGCCCTGCAGCTCCAGCAAAGCTGACTTGATTGCAGTCTTCAGCAATCTTGCTGCTTCATCGTGATCCCGATGGGCCCCGCCTAAAGGCTCTTTAACTATACCATCAACGACGCCGAAATCAAGTAGATCCTCCGGCGTAATCTTGAGCAATTCGGCGGCGTCGGCAGCTCTCGATGAATCTTTCCAGAGAATGTTGGCACACATCTCCGGAGAAATCACAGAATACCAGGCGTGCTCCATGATCAGGATGCGGTTGCCCACTCCAATGGCCAACGCCCCACCGCTACCGCCTTCTCCGGTAATCACCGATACAATTGGCGTCCTCAGTTGGGACATGTCCCGAATACACTCGGCAATTACCAACCCCTGGCCCCGCTCTTCAGCTTCAATGCCAGGATAGGCTCCCACTACATCAATTAAAGTGATAATCGGGCGCTGGAACTTCTCCGCCTGTCGCATCAACCGCAGGGCCTTCCGATATCCCTCGGGATGGGGTAGGCCAAAGTTACGACGGATGTTTTCCTTAGTATCCCGTCCCTTTTGCGGCCCTATCACCGTCACCGGTTGACCATCGAGTAGCGCCAGTCCTCCGACCATGGCCGGGTCATCGCGAAAAACCCGATCACCATGTAACTCAACAAAATCATCGAAAATCCGCCCGATATAGTCCAGGGTCGTCGGTCGCTTGGGATGACGGGCTATTCTCACCCGCTGCCAGGTGGTCAAATTACTATAAATCTCCTCACGCAACCGTTCAGCTTTTTTCTCCAATACTGAAATCTCCTCGGACAGATCGATGTTCTTTTCTCTGGTAAACTGCTGCAATTCCTCGATGCGAGCTTCTAATTCGGACAATGGCTTTTCCCAGTCAAAGTAATCCTTCTGTCGCAAGAAACCACCCCATTAACCATGCATCCGCAGGAGCTTGGCAATGGTTGGTCTGAGCTCCTTACGTGCAACAATTCCATCGAGCATCCCATGCTCCAATGCAAACTCTGAGCTTTGAAATCCCTGGGGCAGTTTTTGCCGAATCGTCTCTTCTACGATTCTGGGCCCGGCAAAGCCGATGAGAGCTCCCGGTTCACTGAGCAAGATATCAGCCAGAGTCGCAAAACTAGCATAGACTCCACCCATGGTTGGATCCGTTAGCACAGAAATATACAACAGTCCTGCTTGATCATGCTTGGCCACCGCTTGGCTTGTCTTGGCCATCTGCATCAGAGAGTGAATTCCCTCCTGCATCCGAGCCCCACCACCACCAGCGCTAAAAATCACCACCGGCAGGCTCTGCTCAATAGCCAACTCGAACAAACGAGTCAATCGTTCCCCAACGACCGAACCCATGCTTCCCCCAATGAAACCAAAGTCGGCAAATCCCAGCGCTACCTGCTGGCCCTGAATTCGACCGATTCCCGTCATCACGGCATCGGTCATTCCGGTTTTCACCTGAGCCTGGTGCAGCTTGTCCTTGTAATGAGGGAACCTCAGGGGATCGACGGACTCTAGTTCATCATTGACCTCGGTAAAGGTCTCTGGGTCCACAATCAGCTTCAGCCGATCCGACGCAGAAATGCGAAAGTGGTGACCGCATTTATCACAGACAAAGAGATTTTTTTCCAGCTCTTTATTATATAGCATCGCGGAGCAGCCTTCGCACTTGGTCCATAAGCCATCGGGAATCTCCCGCTTGGGCTGTTGGGTTGGAAGGCGAGTGGGCCGCACCGTGACATATTTCGGTTTTGACCGAAACAAATCCTTCAGCATGTAATACACCTCAGTTGTATCCGAATCTACCGCTGCAGGGCATGGAAGAGAATAGCTTGCGCCTCCTCGAGTTCCGACTCCAAAACCAGGATTTCTATGTTAGTCCGGGCGGACTTTCGCTTGGACTCCTTCAACACAGTCATGATCCCCTCGGCCTCAAAGGCCCTGCGAATCGACTCGGCAATGGACTTAGTTGGTGCCACATAAACAACGGTCATCAATGACTTCGCCTCCAGTGATTTCCTTTCCCGTTGGAAACCGGCAAATTAGCATCACTAATGGCACCAAAGTCTCTATTTGGTATCGGTTCCTGACACAATCGGTCCATGTTCCGTCAGGATCTCAGCCTTGCCCCTGATTTTGATGGCCGATGTATGTTCGGTAAACTGAGCAATCATTACTTCTCCCCGATCGAGTTTCTCGGTATGATGAAACTTGGTGTCCTCTCCCCGGGTCAATCCAATGATGGTCACCCCGTCAGCCAGGGCTTTGACCACAACATATTGGCTTTCGAAGGTTCGTTTTAAGTCGCTCAATGGAGGTTCCTCCTTTATCGACTCAAGAGACTTGGTGCTAAGGATGCCACTAATTATTGTCTCCTACCGAGCCTTGACTACCACGGTGGTTACTTTCCAAATCCCCGGAGACTGTGACCTTCGCACCAGCCATAATTTTCCTCTCTCCCGGCCGCCGGCAGGTGCCGGTTAACCTGGTCTATAGATCTTCTTTTCTAAGGCAAGACTTTCCTCCAAGGCAACACCTTTGGACCGGGGACTGTCGCGCTGGCTTTCCTGGTCAACGCGACGAAGCCGTCAGTTGCCACCGACGGCCCCCCGCAGTTTCCTCGAATTACCTCGTGGCACTACTTTTGAGCATCAAAGCGTCGAACTGTTCCTCCGCGGTTAGGCTGCCACCATCATGGGAAATCACATCTGCCCCGAGATTGCGCAACTTCTTGTCAATTTGCTCGTACCCGCGGTAAACATGCTCCATTCCATAGATCTCGGTGGTTCCCTCCGCCGCCAAGGCCGCCAAGATCAGCGCAGCCCCAGCCCGCAGATCCGTCGCCTCCACGGGGGCTCCACTGAGTTTCTCGACACCTCGGATAATTGCCGTATCTCGCTCCACTTTGATGTCCGCGCCCATACGGCGCAGCTCATCGACATAGCGGAACCGATCGAAGATCGTTTCCCTCACCACGCTGGTTCCCGAGGCGATGGACATCACCGAAACAAAGGGTTGCTGCAAGTCCGTTGGAAAGCCAGGATAGGGAGAGGTTTCGACGTCCACAGCGAGGGGACGTTCTTTGGCGACCACCCTGATCTCATTGATCCCTTCACCCACCAAGAGACCGGCCTCCTCCAACTTGATGATGGGAGAGCGCAGGTGTTCCGGCACCACGTTTTTCAGGGTAATATCGCCACCGGCCATGGCCGCAGCCATCATATAGGTTCCTGCTTCGATGCGGTCGGCAATAATGGAATATTCTGTACCATGAAGCTTTTCTACGCCATCGATCTTGATCACGTCGGTACCAGCACCCCGGATCCGACCACCCATGGAGTTGATGAAGATAGCTACATCTACCACTTCCGGCTCCTTGGCAGCGTTTTCCAAGATGGTGGTTCCCTCTGCCAAGCTAGCAGCGATCATCAGGTTGATGGTGGTACCGACACTGGAGCGGTTGATATACAGCTTACTGCCCTGAAGCTTTGTCGCCTCAGCCTTCATATATCCATGTTCAATGCTGATCTCGGCCCCAAGCTGCTGAAAACCCTTCAGGTGAAAGTCCACTGGGCGAGACCCAATGGCACAGCCGCCAGGCAGAGGCACTTCTGCCTTCCTGACCCTGGCTAGGAGTAAGCCGGCCACATAAAAGGACCCTCGCATCCTCCTCACGAGATCGTAGGGAGCCTGGTAGGTGTTCAACCCAGAACCATCAACGTGCACCCGACCAGAAGTGTCGGACCACACTTTAACCCCTAATTCTCGCAGGATCATGCTGATGGTAATTACATCCAGATCCTTGGGGACGTTTTCTAACACACTTTCGCCTTCTGCCAGGGCTGCCGCGACTAAAATCGGCAGCGCACTGTTCTTGGCGCCACTGATCCTAACCTCACCGTACAAGGGACGTCCGCCATTAATCACCAGTTTTTCCATATGCCTGACCTCCTACTGCAAACCTTCCAAGTAATAGCGGACAATTTCCTCGAGCAATTCATCGCGTTCAACGTGACGCAGTAGGAGTCTGGCGTCCCTGTGACTGGTGATATAGGCAGGATCACCGGAAACCAAGTATCCCACAATTTGATCAACGGGCCGATATCCCTTTTCCTCTAGGGCTTGAAAGACAATTTTCATGATGTCCTTAACATCTTTGACCTTGTCCAAATGCTCCCCGGCCACAGGGAACATTCGAGTCTCTTGTCCATTATTGTTAGGCATAGGTTTCATCCCCTAAATCAAGCACTCATCTCCAAGACCGACATTCAGTCATAGAATCTGCAATCTATTCCAGATCTACTCTTTCAGACCTTCATAGTTTCTGGTGTTGTGGGCAACTTTCCTGCCGGATCTGGGGATTGAAAAACCTCACCAGAAATTTCCAGATTGGGCAACTTCCCTCAAGAACAGGCAAGGTCCGGGAAACCACTTTGTTCCCGGACCTGAAGTAATTTACAAGAAGCAATTAGTGCTGTCGTTCATCGGAGCCATGAATCAGATAGCTCCAGTTCTTTCCAGAGTTGTTGTCCCAGTTGTAAAGAGAGTCTCGGAAGCAGAAGCTAAACCTACCGGAACCGTCAGCATAGACTCGAGCCGTCCACTGACCGTCGTCGGTCTTGCGCATCGGCACTTCCCGCACACCACGCCAGTTTCCCGGTCCAAATCCGTAGTGGAGAAAGACCGCGTCGGCGCCGGATTGAGCCAGCAAACCATTGTACTTGATCTCCAGCTCTTCACCCTTGGTCACAGGTACCGGGGACACCCTAATCCCACTGTCGGGACCATGCTGGTAGTCCCCTTCTGCAAAGGGAAGATCCGTCATCCCGGTATAGGGACCAAACTCCGCCGCTAACTCTGTGTCCGTCCGATTACGGCTAACTCGGTCTCTGGTCAGCGCCTCGGTTTCCGGTTCCGCTAACCCGAGGGTGCGACGCAAAGCTTCCCAGGTGACCCTCATGCAGCTCCCTCCTAGCATAATGTGATTGGTCACAACCTTATTCTCCGTTGAGTCCCGTCACCTTATGCTGGAGACAAGTGCCGCTTGGAAAAGGAAAAATGGACCGCCAAAGCGATCCATTTCCTGATTGGTACCCCCAAGGGGATTTGAACCCCTGTCTTCGCCGTGAGAGGGCGATGTCCTAGGCCACTAGACGATGGGGGCCTATCTTTGCCAATTAACAACCACAAGTGCGAGTATACCATGCTAGCCCGACGCCGTCAAGGGTATTTGCCCAGAAACCAGCAGGAAAAACCTGTGACATCTAGAACAAAAATTGAGGACAACATAGCATCAAGAATAGCAGTTTGTCTGATACTATCCAAAGAACAAGGGAGAGAGTTGTAATGTCAGAGGTTCGCGTGCGATTTGCGCCCAGCCCCACGGGATTTCTTCACGTTGGCGGGGCACGAACCGCTCTATTCAACTGGTTGTACGCTCGCAACACCGGCGGTAAGTTTATTCTCCGGATCGAAGACACGGATCTGGCTCGTTCGACGGAAGAATCCGTGGAAGAAATTCTTGAAGCCATGCGCTGGCTGGGGCTGGACTGGGATGAAGGGCCAGAGACGGCCAATCAGGAATATGGGCCCTACTATTGCACACAACGGGTCAACTTGTACGAACAGTACATCGACCAATTGTTGGCAGAGGACAAGGCCTACTATTGCTACTGCACCCCAGAAGAATTGGATGCCATGCGTAAGGAACAAATGGCCCGTGGGGAAGATCCCAAGTACAACCGGAAGTGCGCGCATCTGACGGAAAGTGAAAGAGCAGCCCTGGAAGCCGAAGGACGAACTCCCGTAGTACGCTTTCGCTCCAAAGATGATGGTCAGACGGTGGTGAACGACCTAATCCACGGGGTACTGCGCTTTGACAACAAACTGTTCGATGACTTTGTGATCCGCAAGTCCGATGGCATGGCGACCTATAACTTCGCAGTGGTCATCGACGATGCCACCATGAAGATCACCCATGTGATTCGAGGCGACGATCACATTTCCAATACACCGCGCCAAGTCCAGGTCTATGAGGCCTTGGGTGTTCCTGTGCCCCATTTTGCCCATATTCCAATGATTTTAGGGCCGGACAAGACCCGTCTCAGTAAGCGCCACGGCGCCACCTCTGTGACCCAGTACCGAGACGATGGCTTCCTGCCTGAAGCCATGGTCAATTACCTGGCACTGCTGGGCTGGGCCTATGATGATTCCCAAACGATCTTTTCCCGGGAGGAGCTCATCGAGAAGTTCTCGCTGGAGAAATGCTCCAAGAATCCCGCGGTCTTTGATATGAAAAAACTGGAATGGATGAACGGGGTCTACCTGCGACAACTCACCGCGGCAGAGTTAACAGACCGGGCCATTCCCCTGTTAATCGAGGCAGGACTAATTACCCAAGAGCAGGCCAAGGACCAACGGGATCACATCGAAGCCGTTGTCGCTTCGCTGCAGACCCGGCTCAAATCCTTGGTTGACGTGGTGGATTCCAGTCGTTACTTCTTCCAGTCGGAAATTACCTACGACGAAAAGGCAGTGCGCAAGTTCTTGGGGCGGCCCTATGCCGTTAGACTCTTCAACCTGCTGGTTGAGACCTTGGAGCCCCTGGAGGATTGGACGGAAAACAGCCTGGAAGAGGTCTTCAAAGAGATTCAAAGGAAGCTCGACGAGAAGCTAGGAAACATCCTGCAACCACTGCGGGTAGCTACCACCGGCGGCACCGTCAGTCCTGGGATGTACGAAGTACTGGAGCTGTTGGGTAAGGAAACCAGCCTGCGGCGAATTAAAGATGGGCTGAAGATGGCCCAGGAGCTAGCCCAAGAGGCTGAATAACCCCTTTCCATGGAAAACAAAGTGGGCGGTCACTGAGACCGCCCACTTTGCTTGTGTCTGTTTGTGCTAAAGGGTCGCCAATCTTTGGTTAATCTCCGTAAGCAACCACTGCTCCTCCCCAGGCACCCTTTCCCGGAGCCTGGCGGCCATCACCGGCAGGAACCAGGCCTCGATCTCTGCCTGGCTAGCTCCCGAGAGTCTCAGATACTCCGTCAGGTAACTGTCGTGGATCAGCCTAATTTGCTGACTAACCGCCGCCTGTATCTCCTGAGGCACCAGCCCCAGCAGGTGGGGAGATTGCAGAATGAGACAGGTGCGGGCCACATCCCCACAGGGCGATCCGAAGTAGGCATTCATCCAGTCGATGGGGACTAACTCTTCTGCCACCAACAGATTATCGGGATGAAAATCACCATGACAGATTGCGACGGGTTGCGAAAGTTCCCTCGCGTAATCTAAGATCCTTGCCACCTTATCTCCCAGCCAGTCGGCGGCAGCTGCAATCCCTCGGGAAAACCGTTCCAACTCTTGGGGCAGCTCAGTGCAGGTTGCTTGGTGAATCCGCCAATGCAGCTCAGCCATTTTCTTGGCGTAATTTTCGCCTTGCTCGGGGTTGGTTACCAAGTGGTAGGATAGGGATTTTCCCTTAACCCTATCGTAAAGGATACCGTACCGATGATCCATCTGCACAGTTCCATGTACAGCCGGTGCCACCGGCAAGGCCTCGGATACCAACCTTCCCACCCCGGCCTCATAGTCCACCACAGCCTTTGGGGTGTCTTCATAAAAGAGCTTCAGTACCTGATCTTTGCCCCACTCATAGACCTCCGCGGTCCTGCCCTTGCCCATCAATCCACTTTTTTCCATCGCATTGCCTCCAACGGTCTCTCCCTAGAACCCAACCTGTTGTTCCCTGGCCCATTCCTCTGCCACTTGCAGCATCTGCCGCCCCTGCTGCCCTGCTCCCAAATGCAGGAGAAACAAACCCGTCGATACCGACTGAATGAAACCCCATTGCCAAATTCCGCCGGGATCTACGCCAGTCAACTGAGCCAGGTAATGGCATCGTGCCTTTCCTGAAGATAGGGGATCGGCAAGCAGCTCGGCAATCCACTCCCGCATCAACACCCCAAGGTCATAGGCCCGTTCTGCCGCAATCCCATCGGGGTCAATTAGCTTGAATTCTGGCGGTTCGGT encodes the following:
- the pfkA gene encoding 6-phosphofructokinase: MRRIGVVTSGGDAPGMNAAVRAVIRTAENYGISVMGIMRGYHGLIRNEIFELTPRSVADVIHRGGTILKSARSKQFTTEAGQEKAVKNLQEAGIEGLVVIGGDGSFQGGLALQSKGIKIVGIPATIDNDIPCTDFTIGFDTALNTVVEAINKIRDTATSHERVYVVEVMGRNSGYIALYAGLAGGAESILIPEVPMDLDDVVARIERSYELGKAHSIIVVAEGFNGDLGPEVQSEQSPAFRVGSYVKERTGFETRVTILGHIQRGGSPSVFDQILASRMGEKAVRLLMQDKSGYMVGITNNEINAVGLEYALAQEKQIDLSFYELAHMLSSS
- a CDS encoding acetyl-CoA carboxylase carboxyltransferase subunit alpha, which encodes MRQKDYFDWEKPLSELEARIEELQQFTREKNIDLSEEISVLEKKAERLREEIYSNLTTWQRVRIARHPKRPTTLDYIGRIFDDFVELHGDRVFRDDPAMVGGLALLDGQPVTVIGPQKGRDTKENIRRNFGLPHPEGYRKALRLMRQAEKFQRPIITLIDVVGAYPGIEAEERGQGLVIAECIRDMSQLRTPIVSVITGEGGSGGALAIGVGNRILIMEHAWYSVISPEMCANILWKDSSRAADAAELLKITPEDLLDFGVVDGIVKEPLGGAHRDHDEAARLLKTAIKSALLELQGLSPEELVAQRLEKFRQMGRFADPFAKE
- a CDS encoding acetyl-CoA carboxylase carboxyltransferase subunit beta codes for the protein MLKDLFRSKPKYVTVRPTRLPTQQPKREIPDGLWTKCEGCSAMLYNKELEKNLFVCDKCGHHFRISASDRLKLIVDPETFTEVNDELESVDPLRFPHYKDKLHQAQVKTGMTDAVMTGIGRIQGQQVALGFADFGFIGGSMGSVVGERLTRLFELAIEQSLPVVIFSAGGGGARMQEGIHSLMQMAKTSQAVAKHDQAGLLYISVLTDPTMGGVYASFATLADILLSEPGALIGFAGPRIVEETIRQKLPQGFQSSEFALEHGMLDGIVARKELRPTIAKLLRMHG
- a CDS encoding glutamate decarboxylase codes for the protein MMTVVYVAPTKSIAESIRRAFEAEGIMTVLKESKRKSARTNIEILVLESELEEAQAILFHALQR
- the mtrB gene encoding trp RNA-binding attenuation protein MtrB, which translates into the protein MSDLKRTFESQYVVVKALADGVTIIGLTRGEDTKFHHTEKLDRGEVMIAQFTEHTSAIKIRGKAEILTEHGPIVSGTDTK
- the murA gene encoding UDP-N-acetylglucosamine 1-carboxyvinyltransferase → MEKLVINGGRPLYGEVRISGAKNSALPILVAAALAEGESVLENVPKDLDVITISMILRELGVKVWSDTSGRVHVDGSGLNTYQAPYDLVRRMRGSFYVAGLLLARVRKAEVPLPGGCAIGSRPVDFHLKGFQQLGAEISIEHGYMKAEATKLQGSKLYINRSSVGTTINLMIAASLAEGTTILENAAKEPEVVDVAIFINSMGGRIRGAGTDVIKIDGVEKLHGTEYSIIADRIEAGTYMMAAAMAGGDITLKNVVPEHLRSPIIKLEEAGLLVGEGINEIRVVAKERPLAVDVETSPYPGFPTDLQQPFVSVMSIASGTSVVRETIFDRFRYVDELRRMGADIKVERDTAIIRGVEKLSGAPVEATDLRAGAALILAALAAEGTTEIYGMEHVYRGYEQIDKKLRNLGADVISHDGGSLTAEEQFDALMLKSSATR
- a CDS encoding IreB family regulatory phosphoprotein, whose amino-acid sequence is MPNNNGQETRMFPVAGEHLDKVKDVKDIMKIVFQALEEKGYRPVDQIVGYLVSGDPAYITSHRDARLLLRHVERDELLEEIVRYYLEGLQ
- a CDS encoding carbohydrate-binding protein, with protein sequence MTDLPFAEGDYQHGPDSGIRVSPVPVTKGEELEIKYNGLLAQSGADAVFLHYGFGPGNWRGVREVPMRKTDDGQWTARVYADGSGRFSFCFRDSLYNWDNNSGKNWSYLIHGSDERQH
- a CDS encoding glutamate--tRNA ligase; translation: MSEVRVRFAPSPTGFLHVGGARTALFNWLYARNTGGKFILRIEDTDLARSTEESVEEILEAMRWLGLDWDEGPETANQEYGPYYCTQRVNLYEQYIDQLLAEDKAYYCYCTPEELDAMRKEQMARGEDPKYNRKCAHLTESERAALEAEGRTPVVRFRSKDDGQTVVNDLIHGVLRFDNKLFDDFVIRKSDGMATYNFAVVIDDATMKITHVIRGDDHISNTPRQVQVYEALGVPVPHFAHIPMILGPDKTRLSKRHGATSVTQYRDDGFLPEAMVNYLALLGWAYDDSQTIFSREELIEKFSLEKCSKNPAVFDMKKLEWMNGVYLRQLTAAELTDRAIPLLIEAGLITQEQAKDQRDHIEAVVASLQTRLKSLVDVVDSSRYFFQSEITYDEKAVRKFLGRPYAVRLFNLLVETLEPLEDWTENSLEEVFKEIQRKLDEKLGNILQPLRVATTGGTVSPGMYEVLELLGKETSLRRIKDGLKMAQELAQEAE
- a CDS encoding phosphotransferase, with protein sequence MEKSGLMGKGRTAEVYEWGKDQVLKLFYEDTPKAVVDYEAGVGRLVSEALPVAPAVHGTVQMDHRYGILYDRVKGKSLSYHLVTNPEQGENYAKKMAELHWRIHQATCTELPQELERFSRGIAAAADWLGDKVARILDYARELSQPVAICHGDFHPDNLLVAEELVPIDWMNAYFGSPCGDVARTCLILQSPHLLGLVPQEIQAAVSQQIRLIHDSYLTEYLRLSGASQAEIEAWFLPVMAARLRERVPGEEQWLLTEINQRLATL